In Holophagaceae bacterium, one DNA window encodes the following:
- a CDS encoding tetratricopeptide repeat protein, which yields MKRTPVHPKARKDLPSVAVLPFLDLRQDSNEGYLGEGLAEEVLQALNQIEDLRVISRTTSFLYGGSDLSLAEIGRRLHANAILGGSLLKKGDLLTLKTELVNVEPDQVAWSKSYDFDRKDLFATLEDIATCVASALKQPASFRPRYAADLEAFEYYLRGRQYYFRFNRRGMGFAAEMFRHALDIDPDYASAWAGLANCAAYTYIYIERTGSQRELAESCSQKALELDPDLAEAHASRGVALSAAGRTEEAEAAFERSLCLDPSLYEGAYFYARHCLAAGKPEMAIQFFEWAAVLRPEDFQAILLVAQVYHSLGVEDEAESARRKGLALVQQRLEHAPDDARARYLGANALVALGEREKGLDWARMARSMDPDDPMLLYNLGCIHALAADPDEALDCLVRAVAGGLTQKDWILHDGDLDSIRSLPRYQDLVASLEG from the coding sequence ATGAAACGAACCCCGGTCCATCCGAAAGCGCGGAAAGACCTGCCCTCAGTTGCGGTCCTGCCCTTCCTCGATCTGCGCCAGGACAGCAATGAAGGCTATCTCGGCGAAGGCCTGGCCGAAGAAGTGCTGCAGGCCCTGAACCAGATCGAGGATCTGCGGGTGATCTCCAGGACCACGTCCTTCCTCTATGGGGGATCAGACTTGTCCTTGGCGGAGATCGGGCGCCGCCTCCACGCGAACGCCATCCTGGGTGGATCGCTGCTGAAAAAGGGCGACCTCCTGACCCTTAAAACCGAGCTGGTCAATGTGGAGCCGGATCAGGTGGCCTGGTCCAAATCCTACGATTTCGATCGGAAGGACCTCTTCGCAACCCTGGAGGACATCGCCACTTGCGTCGCATCCGCGCTGAAACAGCCAGCCTCCTTCCGGCCCAGGTACGCGGCGGATCTGGAGGCCTTTGAATACTATCTGAGGGGCCGGCAGTATTACTTCCGGTTCAACCGCCGCGGCATGGGCTTTGCCGCCGAGATGTTCCGCCACGCCCTCGACATCGACCCGGATTATGCGTCCGCCTGGGCGGGCCTGGCCAACTGCGCCGCCTACACCTACATCTACATCGAACGCACCGGGTCCCAGCGGGAGCTGGCCGAATCCTGCAGCCAGAAGGCTCTGGAACTGGATCCGGACCTGGCCGAAGCCCACGCGTCCCGGGGCGTGGCGCTGTCGGCCGCAGGACGGACCGAGGAGGCGGAAGCCGCCTTTGAACGATCGCTTTGCCTGGATCCCAGCCTCTACGAAGGGGCCTATTTCTACGCCCGCCATTGCCTGGCCGCGGGCAAACCGGAAATGGCCATCCAATTCTTCGAATGGGCGGCGGTGCTCCGGCCCGAGGACTTCCAGGCGATCCTCCTGGTGGCCCAGGTCTACCACAGCCTGGGCGTGGAGGATGAAGCCGAAAGCGCCCGGAGGAAAGGGCTGGCGCTGGTGCAGCAACGCCTTGAACATGCTCCGGATGATGCGCGCGCCCGATACCTGGGCGCCAACGCGCTCGTGGCCCTGGGCGAGCGGGAGAAGGGTCTGGACTGGGCCCGGATGGCCCGGAGCATGGATCCGGATGATCCCATGCTGCTCTACAACCTGGGCTGCATCCACGCCCTGGCCGCCGATCCTGATGAAGCCCTGGATTGCCTCGTCCGGGCCGTTGCCGGAGGGCTCACCCAGAAAGACTGGATCCTCCACGACGGGGATCTGGATTCCATCCGTTCGCTCCCGCGCTACCAGGACCTCGTGGCTTCCCTGGAAGGCTGA
- a CDS encoding aldo/keto reductase — protein sequence MDAPAQASRHPMPRNLRTAQAMPTRNLGRTGHLVGIFSLGGQASIEKPDNEAVAVPLIERAIDLGVNYIDTSARYGGEGRWSERYIGQVMKKRRSEIFLASKTHDRTRDGSLRNLDISLKLLETDHLDLWQLHNMQTMDDVEKVCAKGGALEAFLKAREQGLVRYLGLTGHADPEVLMEGIRRFPFDTVLMAFNAADPQHRSFRKLLSYAVEKEMGIIGMKVPARSRLLATFKPPAPEKQTGPRKLVPGTLSMQEAMRYVLSFPFSTVIIGCDTIAQLQENVAISRDFRPFSEAQLATVEAKAKPVAEQSLTFRRK from the coding sequence ATGGATGCACCGGCGCAGGCCTCGCGGCACCCCATGCCCCGGAACCTGCGCACCGCCCAGGCCATGCCCACCCGCAATCTGGGACGCACGGGCCATCTCGTGGGGATCTTCAGCCTGGGCGGCCAGGCCAGCATCGAGAAACCCGACAACGAAGCGGTGGCGGTGCCCCTCATCGAGCGGGCCATCGATCTCGGCGTGAACTACATCGACACCTCGGCCCGGTACGGCGGCGAGGGCCGGTGGAGCGAACGCTACATCGGCCAGGTGATGAAAAAGCGCCGGAGCGAAATCTTCCTGGCCTCCAAGACCCACGACCGCACCCGGGATGGTTCCCTGCGCAACCTGGACATCTCGCTGAAACTGCTGGAAACCGATCACCTGGACCTTTGGCAGCTCCACAACATGCAGACCATGGACGATGTGGAGAAGGTATGCGCCAAGGGCGGCGCCCTGGAAGCCTTCCTGAAAGCCCGCGAGCAGGGGCTGGTGCGTTATCTGGGCCTTACGGGCCATGCGGATCCGGAGGTGCTGATGGAAGGCATCCGCCGCTTTCCCTTCGACACCGTGCTCATGGCCTTCAACGCGGCGGATCCCCAGCACCGGAGCTTCCGGAAGCTGCTTTCCTACGCCGTGGAAAAGGAGATGGGCATCATCGGGATGAAGGTGCCCGCGCGTTCCCGCCTCCTTGCCACTTTCAAGCCGCCCGCGCCCGAGAAGCAGACGGGCCCGCGGAAGCTCGTGCCCGGCACCCTGAGCATGCAGGAGGCCATGCGCTATGTGCTCAGCTTCCCTTTCTCAACCGTCATCATCGGGTGCGACACCATCGCCCAGCTCCAGGAGAACGTGGCCATCTCGCGGGATTTCCGCCCCTTCAGCGAGGCGCAGCTCGCCACCGTCGAAGCCAAGGCGAAGCCCGTCGCCGAGCAGAGCCTCACCTTCAGGCGGAAGTGA
- a CDS encoding 3-oxoacyl-ACP synthase codes for MDTSDEWIRARSGIQQRNYAAPGQGSAELGSLAASAAIANAGLRPADIDAVVFATMTPDHVLPGNGPLLQAALGLRNIPTFDIRQQCSGFLYGLELADLLVQSGRYPRVLLVGAELHTGFMPWHLGWDTVIGMSDREVTEAEKAENTISRDRTVLFGDGAGAVVLEAREGPAGLLKTQLYTDGTGAGVLTMKGASFKSRPFVTPAQIQAGDTIPVMQGKEVFRSAVTLMPQAVREVCAAAGVAVESLDLVLVHQANLRIIEGVQKALGLPAEKVPHNIERYGNTTAATLPILYHECLENGLVKPGMLIAFTALGSGMHWGAALYRA; via the coding sequence ATGGATACCTCCGACGAATGGATCCGCGCCCGCAGCGGCATCCAGCAGCGGAACTACGCCGCGCCCGGCCAGGGTTCCGCCGAGCTCGGATCCCTGGCCGCCTCCGCCGCCATCGCCAACGCTGGATTGAGGCCCGCCGACATCGACGCGGTGGTCTTCGCCACCATGACGCCCGATCATGTGCTGCCCGGCAACGGGCCGCTGCTGCAGGCCGCCCTTGGCCTCCGGAACATTCCGACTTTCGACATCCGGCAGCAGTGCAGCGGCTTCCTCTATGGACTGGAACTGGCCGACCTCCTGGTCCAGAGCGGCCGCTACCCGCGCGTGCTCCTTGTCGGTGCCGAATTGCACACGGGTTTCATGCCCTGGCACCTGGGCTGGGATACGGTCATCGGGATGTCGGACCGGGAGGTCACCGAGGCGGAAAAGGCTGAGAACACCATCTCCCGGGACCGCACCGTGCTCTTCGGCGACGGGGCGGGCGCGGTGGTGCTGGAGGCCCGGGAAGGCCCGGCCGGCTTGCTGAAGACCCAGCTCTACACCGACGGCACTGGAGCCGGCGTGCTCACCATGAAGGGCGCGAGCTTCAAGAGCCGGCCCTTCGTGACCCCGGCCCAGATCCAGGCCGGCGACACGATCCCGGTGATGCAGGGCAAGGAAGTGTTCCGCTCCGCCGTGACCCTGATGCCCCAGGCGGTGCGCGAGGTCTGCGCCGCCGCGGGGGTGGCCGTGGAATCGCTGGACTTGGTCCTCGTCCACCAGGCGAACCTCCGCATCATCGAAGGCGTGCAGAAGGCCCTGGGCCTCCCGGCCGAAAAGGTCCCCCACAACATCGAGCGCTACGGCAATACCACCGCGGCCACGCTGCCGATCCTCTACCACGAGTGCCTGGAGAACGGCCTGGTGAAGCCCGGCATGCTCATCGCCTTCACGGCCCTGGGTTCGGGCATGCACTGGGGCGCGGCCCTCTACCGCGCCTGA
- a CDS encoding cation transporter, whose translation MEQRAKGISKVLWQILALNILVALGKVAWGLVSGSTAMFADGIHSFTDGSGNIVALIAMKAASKPPDEDHPYGHHKYESFASAAIGIMLCLAAWKVVSGSISALVAFAKSGIHPKVEVTPTSFAVMVVTLGINVFVVWFENRRGREFGSDVLQADAKHTLSDIWVTLGVLGSLVLVKFGVAIADPIVGLFVAVAIVWAAIQVFKGAHTTFSDQQRLDPNEVMKKVIAFGGVKGCHNIRSRGTGAIIHMDLSILVDPDITVEEGHAIARDLEIWLCGHFEGLADVVIHVEPDNEDQRSRSNY comes from the coding sequence ATGGAGCAGCGCGCCAAAGGCATCAGCAAGGTCCTTTGGCAGATCCTCGCCCTGAATATCCTTGTGGCCCTGGGCAAAGTCGCCTGGGGACTCGTCAGCGGGTCCACGGCCATGTTCGCCGACGGCATCCACTCCTTCACCGACGGCTCGGGAAACATCGTGGCCCTCATCGCCATGAAGGCCGCCAGCAAGCCTCCCGACGAGGACCATCCCTACGGCCACCACAAGTACGAATCGTTCGCCAGCGCCGCCATCGGGATCATGCTCTGCCTCGCCGCATGGAAGGTCGTCAGCGGATCCATTTCAGCGCTGGTGGCCTTCGCCAAGAGCGGCATCCACCCGAAGGTCGAGGTCACGCCCACCTCTTTCGCGGTCATGGTCGTCACCCTCGGCATCAATGTCTTCGTGGTGTGGTTCGAAAACCGCCGCGGAAGGGAATTCGGCAGCGATGTGCTGCAGGCCGACGCGAAGCACACCCTGTCGGACATCTGGGTGACCCTGGGCGTGCTGGGCTCCCTCGTCCTGGTGAAATTCGGCGTGGCCATCGCCGACCCGATCGTGGGCCTGTTCGTGGCGGTGGCGATCGTCTGGGCGGCCATCCAGGTGTTCAAGGGCGCGCACACGACCTTCTCGGACCAGCAGCGGCTCGATCCCAATGAGGTCATGAAAAAAGTCATCGCATTCGGCGGCGTGAAGGGCTGCCACAACATCCGGTCCCGGGGGACCGGCGCGATCATCCACATGGACCTGAGCATCCTGGTGGATCCCGACATCACCGTCGAGGAAGGGCATGCCATCGCGCGCGATCTGGAGATATGGCTCTGCGGGCATTTCGAGGGACTCGCGGACGTGGTCATCCACGTGGAGCCCGACAACGAGGACCAGCGAAGCAGGTCCAATTATTAA
- a CDS encoding ABC-F family ATP-binding cassette domain-containing protein, whose product MITFSDVSKQYGRQVLFIDAGFQLNTGEKVGLVGPNGAGKSTLFRMIMGEEVADDGTVSLPKKISVGYFRQEVDEMSGRPVLDEAIAGSGRLGDLHHELMDLQHAMSDPGRGDEMEAILDRFGHVQEEYQHLGGYELEARARACLHGLGFEDEQIDGDVGALSGGWKMRVSMAKVLLGKFDVLLLDEPTNHLDIESIIWLEGFLKSLPSTLLMTSHDKDFMNRIVTKVIEIDGGDIITYSGNYDFYVTEREQREANQEAAYARQQAKLAKEQRFIERFSAHAAKAAQVQSRVKALDKIERIELPKKRKVGKWDFRIPGRSGDDVAMLKGLSKSYGKRVLYDSFDFHVRRGERWCVMGKNGTGKSTLLKMVAGVVEPDAGTVRLGASLKVGYFSQQALDLLNPELTVQEQFQQDFPMEGIGVIRNLLGAFQFSGDEVEKKIRSLSGGEKSRLVMARMLFDPPNFLVLDEPTNHLDLATKEMLIEALKDFEGTMLFVSHDRTFLRGLGSRVLELAPDEHKGPLAYQGSYIEYVEATGREAPGAHS is encoded by the coding sequence ATGATCACGTTTTCAGATGTCAGCAAACAGTACGGCAGGCAAGTGCTCTTCATTGATGCCGGGTTCCAGCTCAACACCGGCGAGAAGGTCGGTCTGGTGGGCCCCAACGGCGCCGGAAAATCCACGCTTTTCCGCATGATCATGGGCGAGGAAGTGGCCGACGACGGCACCGTGAGCCTGCCGAAAAAGATCTCCGTGGGCTACTTCCGCCAGGAAGTGGACGAGATGTCCGGCCGGCCTGTCCTGGATGAGGCCATCGCAGGGAGCGGCCGCCTGGGCGACCTGCACCACGAATTGATGGACCTGCAGCACGCCATGTCGGACCCCGGGCGAGGCGATGAGATGGAAGCGATTCTGGACCGCTTCGGCCACGTGCAGGAGGAGTACCAGCACCTGGGCGGCTACGAGCTGGAGGCCAGGGCCCGGGCTTGCCTGCACGGCCTGGGCTTCGAGGATGAGCAGATCGATGGCGACGTTGGCGCCTTGTCCGGCGGATGGAAGATGCGCGTCTCCATGGCCAAGGTGCTGCTGGGCAAATTCGATGTGCTGCTGCTGGACGAGCCCACGAACCACCTGGACATCGAGTCCATCATCTGGCTGGAGGGCTTCCTGAAAAGCCTGCCCTCCACGCTGCTCATGACTTCCCACGACAAGGATTTCATGAACCGCATCGTCACCAAGGTCATCGAGATCGACGGCGGCGACATCATCACCTATTCGGGCAACTACGACTTCTACGTGACGGAACGGGAGCAGCGCGAGGCCAACCAGGAAGCGGCCTACGCGCGGCAGCAGGCCAAGCTCGCCAAGGAGCAGCGTTTCATCGAGCGCTTCTCGGCCCACGCCGCCAAGGCCGCCCAAGTGCAGAGCCGAGTGAAGGCTTTGGACAAGATCGAACGCATCGAGCTGCCGAAAAAACGCAAAGTCGGGAAATGGGATTTCCGCATCCCAGGCCGTTCCGGCGACGACGTGGCCATGCTCAAGGGCCTGTCGAAAAGCTACGGCAAGCGCGTCCTGTACGACTCCTTCGATTTCCATGTGCGCCGCGGCGAGCGCTGGTGCGTCATGGGCAAGAACGGGACCGGCAAATCCACGCTGCTCAAGATGGTGGCGGGCGTCGTCGAGCCCGATGCGGGCACGGTGCGCCTGGGCGCGAGCCTGAAGGTGGGTTATTTCTCCCAACAGGCCCTGGACCTGCTCAATCCCGAGCTCACGGTCCAGGAGCAGTTCCAGCAGGATTTCCCCATGGAGGGCATCGGCGTCATCCGCAACCTCCTGGGCGCCTTCCAGTTTTCCGGCGACGAAGTCGAAAAAAAGATTCGTTCCCTCTCCGGCGGCGAGAAATCCCGGCTGGTGATGGCGCGCATGCTCTTCGACCCGCCCAATTTCCTGGTGCTGGACGAGCCCACCAACCACCTGGATCTCGCCACGAAGGAAATGCTCATCGAGGCACTGAAGGACTTCGAAGGCACCATGCTCTTCGTCTCCCACGACCGCACCTTCCTGCGCGGCCTGGGCAGCCGCGTGCTGGAGCTGGCGCCTGACGAACACAAGGGCCCCTTGGCCTACCAGGGCTCCTACATCGAATACGTCGAAGCCACCGGCCGAGAAGCGCCCGGCGCGCACAGCTAG
- a CDS encoding AMP-binding protein, with the protein MIIRSAHPAPVLGRGPLQDLVLGRARDLPGKLALVDTRSGTQFTFGELKASIHRVAGGLAARGFTLGDVFAIACANCAEFVLAFHAVGLLGGTVTTLNPAYTTEEMANQLCDSGATWLLADAAILPKALEAAAAAGIQRVFATGGADLSAAEAFGTLDSGSRTVPSVALDPATHLMALPYSSGTLGLPKGVMLTHDNLSVNVLQSAVCGLKEDDVILGILPLFHIFGMNVMMNTGLSIGATLVLLPRFDLEEFLGAVQHYKATYVFLVPPILLALAKHPLVDQFDLSSLRCLLSGAAPLGEAVARQVEERLGCVVLQGYGLTETSPVAMVSAKDGSMPRASAGVPVAGTEARVVHVETGDPVEEGERGELWIRGPQVMKGYLNRPEATAEAIDPEGWFRTGDIARVDAAGHIYIVDRLKELIKVNGMQVAPAELEALLLSHPSIADAAVIPIHDDKSGERPKAFIVLKPGEPPDAEAIMAYAAGRVAPHKRITAVEFTAQIPKSPSGKILRRILVEQEREKPAT; encoded by the coding sequence ATGATCATCCGCAGCGCCCATCCCGCGCCCGTCCTGGGGCGTGGTCCGCTTCAAGACCTCGTGCTCGGCAGGGCGCGCGATCTGCCCGGCAAGCTGGCCCTGGTGGACACCCGGAGCGGGACGCAATTCACGTTTGGGGAGCTGAAGGCCTCCATCCACCGCGTGGCCGGCGGTTTGGCGGCCCGGGGATTCACGTTGGGCGATGTCTTCGCCATCGCCTGCGCCAACTGCGCGGAATTTGTCCTGGCCTTCCACGCCGTGGGACTTCTCGGCGGAACGGTCACCACGCTCAATCCCGCTTACACCACCGAAGAGATGGCGAATCAACTTTGCGACTCCGGCGCAACGTGGCTGCTGGCGGATGCGGCCATCCTGCCCAAGGCCTTGGAGGCTGCGGCCGCGGCGGGGATCCAGAGGGTCTTCGCCACCGGCGGAGCGGATCTGTCCGCCGCGGAAGCCTTCGGAACCTTGGATTCCGGAAGCCGCACCGTGCCTTCCGTGGCGCTGGACCCGGCCACGCATTTGATGGCGCTCCCCTATTCCAGCGGCACCCTCGGGCTGCCCAAGGGCGTGATGCTCACCCATGACAACCTCAGCGTCAATGTGCTGCAGAGCGCGGTCTGCGGCCTGAAGGAGGACGACGTCATCCTGGGCATCCTGCCGCTCTTCCACATCTTCGGCATGAACGTGATGATGAACACGGGGCTTTCCATTGGCGCGACGCTGGTGCTGCTGCCCCGCTTCGACCTGGAGGAATTCCTCGGGGCCGTCCAGCATTACAAGGCTACCTATGTCTTCCTGGTGCCGCCCATCCTGCTGGCCCTGGCGAAGCACCCGCTGGTGGACCAGTTCGATCTCAGTTCGCTGCGCTGCCTGTTGAGCGGCGCGGCGCCCCTGGGGGAGGCCGTGGCCAGGCAGGTGGAGGAGCGGCTCGGCTGCGTGGTGCTGCAGGGCTACGGCCTCACCGAGACCAGTCCTGTGGCCATGGTCTCGGCCAAGGACGGGAGCATGCCCCGGGCCTCCGCCGGCGTGCCGGTGGCGGGCACGGAAGCGCGGGTCGTGCATGTTGAAACCGGCGACCCCGTGGAAGAGGGCGAGCGGGGCGAATTGTGGATCCGGGGCCCCCAGGTGATGAAGGGCTATCTCAACCGCCCCGAAGCCACCGCCGAGGCCATCGACCCGGAAGGATGGTTCCGCACCGGCGACATCGCCCGCGTGGATGCGGCTGGACACATCTACATCGTGGACCGCCTCAAGGAGCTCATCAAGGTGAATGGAATGCAGGTCGCGCCCGCGGAACTCGAGGCCCTCCTGCTTTCCCATCCTTCGATCGCAGATGCGGCCGTGATCCCGATCCACGATGACAAATCGGGGGAGAGGCCCAAGGCCTTCATCGTGCTCAAACCCGGTGAACCCCCGGATGCGGAAGCCATCATGGCCTATGCGGCGGGGCGTGTGGCTCCCCACAAGCGCATCACCGCAGTGGAGTTCACGGCGCAGATCCCCAAATCGCCCTCCGGAAAAATCCTGAGGCGGATCCTAGTGGAACAAGAACGGGAGAAGCCGGCCACCTGA
- a CDS encoding AraC family transcriptional regulator — MGRQPDSRSGDHTSHRFPRRGWSPSIARTIGRDSQRLWIQPEPFHGKRKKGYAAATLNRATLDLAGVTAKAFIDGRVLLEGKRLLAHTDLSVAQIAAYLGFSEATNFAKFFKRGSGSGPREFRTSIIKAR, encoded by the coding sequence ATGGGGCGCCAGCCCGATTCCCGTTCCGGTGATCACACTTCCCATCGTTTCCCTCGCCGCGGTTGGAGCCCCAGCATAGCCCGGACCATCGGGCGGGATTCACAACGACTTTGGATTCAGCCAGAGCCGTTTCATGGAAAACGAAAGAAGGGCTACGCCGCGGCCACCCTGAACCGGGCCACGCTGGATTTGGCGGGCGTGACCGCCAAGGCGTTCATCGACGGCCGAGTGCTGCTGGAGGGCAAGCGGCTGCTGGCCCACACTGATCTTTCCGTAGCCCAGATCGCCGCCTATCTCGGCTTCAGCGAAGCCACCAACTTCGCCAAGTTCTTCAAACGCGGAAGCGGTTCGGGCCCCAGGGAATTCAGAACTTCCATCATCAAGGCGCGCTGA
- the rsmH gene encoding 16S rRNA (cytosine(1402)-N(4))-methyltransferase RsmH: protein MADEDSQRKRRVRYQGTHPRRFQDKYKELNPVADALELEKVRARGQTPAGTHRPICVREILEILAPKPGETGLDATLGFGGHTLEILPHLLPDGRLFALDVDPIELPRTEARLRAAGFREDVLVVRRMNFAGLPQLRPEFGEGLDFVLADLGVSSMQIDNPARGFTYKAEGPLDLRLNPQRGKPASALLQNLGEQELADLLAENSDEPRAQAIAKAILAAARDRPVATTTQLARIVRAVVKADGAPGSLEDETRGALQRTFQALRIAVNDEFQVLDQFLSYLPNCLRPGGRVAILSFHSGEDRRVKKAFQQGHRDGFYACIAPELIRPGFEERRDNPRSASAKLRWAVKEG, encoded by the coding sequence ATGGCTGACGAGGATTCCCAGCGAAAGCGGAGGGTGCGCTACCAAGGCACCCATCCACGCCGCTTCCAGGACAAATACAAAGAATTGAACCCCGTTGCGGATGCCCTCGAACTGGAGAAGGTCCGGGCCCGGGGCCAGACTCCCGCAGGCACCCACCGCCCCATCTGCGTGCGGGAGATCCTGGAGATCCTCGCGCCAAAACCCGGAGAAACAGGCCTCGACGCCACCTTGGGCTTCGGCGGCCACACACTGGAAATCTTGCCGCATCTCCTGCCCGACGGCCGCCTCTTTGCCCTAGACGTGGATCCCATCGAACTGCCCCGCACCGAAGCCCGCCTGCGCGCGGCAGGTTTCCGCGAGGACGTGCTGGTGGTGCGCCGCATGAATTTCGCCGGGCTGCCGCAGTTGCGCCCTGAATTCGGAGAGGGCCTCGATTTCGTGCTGGCGGATCTGGGCGTCTCCTCCATGCAGATCGACAATCCCGCCCGCGGCTTCACCTACAAAGCCGAGGGCCCCCTGGATCTTCGCCTCAATCCCCAGCGCGGGAAGCCCGCCTCGGCGCTGCTCCAGAACCTCGGGGAACAGGAGCTCGCGGACCTTCTCGCCGAGAACTCCGATGAGCCCCGCGCCCAGGCCATCGCAAAGGCCATCCTGGCGGCAGCCCGGGACCGCCCCGTCGCCACCACCACCCAGTTGGCCAGGATTGTGCGGGCTGTGGTGAAGGCCGACGGCGCCCCCGGCTCCCTGGAGGATGAGACCCGGGGGGCGCTGCAGCGGACCTTCCAGGCCCTCCGCATCGCGGTGAATGACGAATTCCAGGTGCTCGACCAGTTCCTGTCCTACCTGCCCAACTGCCTTAGGCCCGGCGGCCGCGTCGCCATCCTGAGCTTCCATTCCGGCGAGGACCGCCGCGTGAAGAAGGCCTTCCAGCAAGGGCACCGGGATGGCTTCTATGCCTGCATCGCCCCGGAGCTGATCCGCCCGGGGTTTGAAGAGCGCCGGGACAATCCGAGGTCCGCCTCCGCCAAGCTCAGGTGGGCGGTGAAGGAGGGGTGA
- a CDS encoding oligopeptide transporter, OPT family, which produces MKNPASSPLAELTWKAVAAGVVLGVVFGAANAYIGLRVGLTVAASIPAAVLTVALFKLFGAKGTILEANLSQTIGSASTSLATGTIFTIPALFLWGMAPPYLQVVALCFLGAVLGLSAMVPLRRLLIVESHDELPYPEGTACAEVLRATAEGSSDSAWIFRGMAVGAGVKLLVALLFLVPSEMSLSLSRVLPNGSLALELAPALLAVGYILGYRQSGVIVSGALISSIVLIPLITFFGSSLSAPLYPETTRLVSQMDAGAIWSKYVRYIGAGAVATAGILTVLKNLPSMVGAFAAIAKGVSRDATGIPVERSEKDRDLPGSFVIGGIAFVVLAAAFVPGIFAGGMGLVPRMVCAAGVGVFGVLFVAVAARIVGIVGVSSQPTSGITLVTLLGVASIFAAAGWVDGNARAAVLTVGTIVAIAASKAGDISQDLKTGFLVGATPAKQQFGQLIGASVACWAVAATVILMGHAFGFGSKEIPAPQAMLMKTIIEGVLSGALPWTLVLSGAGLSLGAMLCGVSGLAFAIGVYLPLSSMAPIYVGGCVRALLDRRRGEGETKSESDPGILAASGLVAGEGLAGILVAGLVVGGVAPKSMAPRIVGLAGELGTVALVLAVCGFLYLAGRARKKTV; this is translated from the coding sequence ATGAAGAATCCAGCTTCGAGCCCACTAGCCGAACTCACCTGGAAGGCCGTCGCGGCGGGCGTGGTCCTCGGCGTGGTCTTCGGCGCCGCCAATGCCTACATCGGATTGCGGGTGGGCCTGACGGTCGCGGCCTCCATTCCTGCGGCGGTCCTCACCGTGGCCCTTTTCAAGCTGTTCGGCGCCAAGGGCACGATCCTGGAAGCGAATCTCTCCCAGACCATCGGTTCGGCTTCCACGTCCCTGGCCACCGGCACCATCTTCACGATCCCGGCGCTCTTTCTCTGGGGCATGGCCCCGCCCTATCTGCAGGTGGTGGCCCTGTGCTTTCTGGGCGCCGTGCTGGGGCTTTCGGCCATGGTTCCGCTGCGCCGCCTGCTCATCGTCGAGTCCCACGACGAACTGCCCTACCCCGAAGGCACGGCCTGCGCGGAGGTCCTCCGGGCCACCGCGGAAGGTTCCAGCGACAGCGCCTGGATCTTCCGCGGCATGGCCGTGGGAGCGGGCGTAAAGCTGCTGGTGGCGCTCCTCTTCCTGGTGCCTTCGGAGATGAGCCTTTCCCTTTCCCGGGTGCTCCCCAATGGGTCCCTGGCCCTGGAATTGGCTCCCGCATTGCTCGCGGTGGGCTACATCCTGGGCTACCGCCAATCGGGCGTCATCGTCTCGGGCGCGCTGATCTCATCCATCGTGCTCATCCCGCTCATCACCTTTTTCGGATCCTCGCTCTCGGCCCCGCTGTACCCGGAGACCACGCGCCTGGTGTCGCAGATGGACGCGGGCGCCATCTGGTCGAAGTACGTGCGCTACATAGGCGCGGGCGCGGTGGCAACGGCGGGCATCCTCACGGTGCTCAAGAACCTGCCTTCCATGGTGGGAGCCTTCGCCGCCATCGCCAAGGGCGTCTCCCGGGACGCCACCGGCATCCCCGTCGAGCGTTCCGAAAAAGACCGGGACCTGCCCGGCTCCTTCGTGATCGGCGGCATCGCCTTCGTGGTGCTGGCAGCAGCCTTCGTGCCGGGGATCTTCGCGGGCGGCATGGGCCTGGTGCCGCGCATGGTCTGCGCGGCGGGCGTGGGCGTGTTCGGCGTGCTCTTCGTGGCGGTGGCGGCGCGCATCGTGGGCATCGTGGGCGTTTCCTCCCAGCCCACCTCGGGCATCACGTTGGTGACGCTGCTTGGTGTGGCATCCATTTTCGCAGCGGCGGGATGGGTGGATGGAAACGCCCGGGCGGCTGTGCTCACGGTAGGCACCATCGTCGCCATCGCCGCCTCCAAGGCCGGTGACATCTCCCAGGATCTGAAGACCGGATTCCTGGTGGGCGCGACGCCCGCCAAGCAGCAGTTCGGCCAGCTCATCGGGGCTTCGGTGGCCTGCTGGGCCGTGGCGGCCACGGTGATCCTCATGGGCCATGCCTTCGGCTTCGGCAGCAAGGAGATCCCCGCGCCCCAGGCCATGCTGATGAAGACCATCATCGAAGGCGTGCTCTCCGGCGCGCTGCCCTGGACGCTGGTGCTTTCCGGCGCGGGACTCTCCCTGGGGGCGATGCTCTGCGGCGTGTCGGGACTAGCCTTCGCCATCGGCGTCTACCTGCCTTTGTCCTCCATGGCGCCGATCTACGTGGGCGGCTGCGTGAGGGCGCTGCTTGACCGTCGGCGCGGGGAAGGCGAAACCAAGAGCGAGAGCGATCCGGGCATCCTGGCCGCTTCGGGCCTCGTGGCCGGGGAAGGCCTCGCGGGAATCCTGGTGGCCGGGCTCGTTGTCGGCGGAGTGGCGCCGAAATCCATGGCTCCCCGGATCGTCGGCCTGGCCGGAGAATTGGGGACCGTGGCGCTGGTGCTGGCCGTCTGCGGCTTCCTCTACCTGGCCGGGCGGGCAAGGAAGAAGACCGTTTGA